Sequence from the Candidatus Zixiibacteriota bacterium genome:
TGCGGCAGTTGGGTTGACGCGGTGGACGTCAATATGCCGTCGTTCGAAGCGCTGGTGCGGCACTCGCTCTACGGCAACGGATTTCATCGCCGCGAGTTCGGCAAATCGAGCCGCGACATCTTCCTACCCGACTGCTTCGGGTTCGGTTACGCCCTGCCGTCGATCGCAGCACATTGCGGCTTGAAGAGTTTCTCGACGCAAAAACTGTCGTGGGGCAGTTCGGTCGGCGTGCCGTTCGACATCGGCCTGTGGGAGGGCGTGGATGGCTCCTCGATTTTGGCGGCGCTGCGGCCGGAGGAATACGTCGGCAAGATTCGCAGTGACCTCAGCCACGACACGCTCTGGGCCCGGCGCATCAAGGAGCAAGGCGACAGCACCGGGCTGTATGCGGCCTACCGCTACTTCGGCACCGGCGACACCGGCGGCGCGCCCGATTCGCTGTCGGTCGATTGGCTGCGCAAGTCGATTCACGGCGACGGCCCGATCGCGGTCAAGAGCATCGGCGCGGACAATCTCGTTGAACTTGTGGCTGCCGCGCCGAAAGCGCAGCTCAAGCGCTACAACGGCGAGCTGCTGATGACGCGCCACGGCGTGGGCTGTTACACCTCGCAGGCGGCCATGAAACGCTGGAACCGCCGGAATGAACTGCTGGCGGATGCCGCTGAGCGCGCGTCGGTAGCGGCGCATCTCTTCGGCGGTCTTGAGTATCCCACCGAAGCCCTGCGCGACAACTGGACGCGTTTCCTCTGGCACCAGTTCCATGACGATCTCACCGGCACCAGTATTCCCGAAGCCTACGAATACTCCTGGGCCGATGAACTGCTGTGCCTGAACCGCTCCAGCAGCTACCTGAATTCTGCAGTCACGGCATTGGCGGCGCAACTGGATACCCGTGCCGACGGCCGTGCGCTCGTGCTCTACAACCCGCTCGCGCTCGACCGGCCGGATGTCGTCGAAATCGCCGTCGATTCGACCCAACCCTTGCCGCTCGTGGTAAAGGTGCTCGGGCCGGACAAGAAAGAGGTATTGTCGCAAGTGGTCGGCGAACCTGCGGGCGGGCAGCAGCGTTTGCTGCTGGCAGCTGCAGTGCCGTCGGCGGGATTTGCGGCTTACGACGTGCGTCCCAGCAAGGCGATGGTGGTGCCGATGGGCAATCTCAAAGTCTCCCCGCGCAGCCTCGAAAACTGGCGCTACCGCGTGCAGGTCAACGATGCCGGCGACGTGGCCTCGATTTTCGACAAAGTCAACAACCGCGAATTGCTGGCCGCGCCGATTCGCTGGGAGTTGCTGCACGACAAGCCGCGCCAGTGGCCGGCGTGGGAAATCCAATACGAAGATGTCATCCAGCCGCCGCAGGCGTATGTCGGCGGGCAGCCGCAATTCCGCGTGCTCGAACACGGACCGGTGCGCGTAGCGCTCGAGATTACGCGCACGCACAATAATTCTATCTTCAAGACGATCATCCGTCTCGCCGACGGCGCCGCCGGTGAACGCATTGACTTCGTCAATGAAGTTGACTGGTACGAACGCGAGACGCTGTTGAAGGCCGCTTTCCAGCTAACCACGCCCAACGACAGCGCGACCTACGATCTCGGCCTCGGCACCATCACGCGGGGTGTCAATACACCGCAGAAGTATGAAGTGCCGGCGCACCAATGGGCTGATCTGACCGCACGCACCGGCG
This genomic interval carries:
- a CDS encoding alpha-mannosidase — translated: MQKFWLTLLMLTLATAGMQAQSAGDSDAPVIGTLGVVGTAHLDTQWRWTIRNTIEEFIPATMRENFKLFDLYHEYVFSFEGAFRYQLMKEYYPEDYERLKAYIKEGRWRVCGSWVDAVDVNMPSFEALVRHSLYGNGFHRREFGKSSRDIFLPDCFGFGYALPSIAAHCGLKSFSTQKLSWGSSVGVPFDIGLWEGVDGSSILAALRPEEYVGKIRSDLSHDTLWARRIKEQGDSTGLYAAYRYFGTGDTGGAPDSLSVDWLRKSIHGDGPIAVKSIGADNLVELVAAAPKAQLKRYNGELLMTRHGVGCYTSQAAMKRWNRRNELLADAAERASVAAHLFGGLEYPTEALRDNWTRFLWHQFHDDLTGTSIPEAYEYSWADELLCLNRSSSYLNSAVTALAAQLDTRADGRALVLYNPLALDRPDVVEIAVDSTQPLPLVVKVLGPDKKEVLSQVVGEPAGGQQRLLLAAAVPSAGFAAYDVRPSKAMVVPMGNLKVSPRSLENWRYRVQVNDAGDVASIFDKVNNRELLAAPIRWELLHDKPRQWPAWEIQYEDVIQPPQAYVGGQPQFRVLEHGPVRVALEITRTHNNSIFKTIIRLADGAAGERIDFVNEVDWYERETLLKAAFQLTTPNDSATYDLGLGTITRGVNTPQKYEVPAHQWADLTARTGDYGVAIMNDCKYGWDHPSDSTLRLTLIHTPGVFESWAWVGDESTQDLGHHRFTYSITGHSGDWRQGNVPWLAAQLNQSLTAFWTQP